In Streptomyces camelliae, the sequence ACGTACGGTTCACCGAACGCACCCGAGGCAGCGAACTGTTCGTCAACCCGCTCATGGGACTGTACTTCTGCGTCGACCTGCCCGTCCTGGCACGCGCGAACCTCTACCTCGACCGGCTGGAGCACACCGTCTTGATGCGCCAGATCAGCACCGCCATCTCCAACTTCCGCGAGGAACTGCCCCGACAGCGGCCCCCTCGGGCCTTCCCGCACTGACCGTGACCAAGAGGATCCTCCACGTGGAAATCCCTTTGCCGGGAGCCCCCGCGTGAGTCGGGACCGAGGTCGCCTTCTCGATCACCTGGTCGACACCGAGTCGATGGGCGAACTCGTCGCCATGGCGGACGATCCCGACGCCCGGGTCAGGATCGCCGCCTTCCACGCTCTGGCCTGCGACCGGTGCAAGGGTGACACGTGCGCACCGGGTCCGGAACGCCTCCTGGAGCCCGCGCTTCACCACCTGGTCTCCGACCCCGACCCGCATGTCCGGGCCAGGGCTGCCGCACTCGTCGGCACGTTCGCCCCCTCCGATCCACGCTCCTCGGCCGCCTTGGAGGCCCCCAGGCCAACGATCCAAGCCCCGCGGTGCGGAAGAAAGCGGGGTGGTTCGCGCCTGGCATGACCATCTGCCAGCGGGCCCTTCCGCCCGCGACCAGCGGGTAGTCCCACCTGTCAAGGTGTCCGACCGCCTGTCTCTGCCCGTAGGCGGCTTCCGGCCGAGTTCGTCACCTTCGCCGCCGGTGCGCCCTGGCCGAGGTCTGGGTCAACAGCACGCACCCCATGCGGGTGGTCGGTGAGCGAGACCGTTGCCGGCAGGCGCGGGGTTCGAGGGGCTGCCGGCCCGGTTTCTCTCGGACGTGACCTCGACGGGTTCCACCGACTACCGGCCCACGACCTTCCCCGGCTGGGCGTGCTTGCCCAGGACGTGCCGACCTCGGTGGTCGCCCGTCACCTCGAAGCGGACGGAGCGGTGCCGGACGACTCGCGCCGAAGAGCGTTGCTGCTGAGCATCGAGACGTTCGTCCGACAGCATCTGGGCGATCCGGAGCTGTCGCCGGAAACCGTCTCAGCCGGTTCCGGACCCGCGAGACCAAAGGGCCTTTGCCCCATGTCGGGTGCCGGGCGTCGTCGCATTCCATACGGAAGGGAAAAGGGATGTGGCTCCTTCAGGCGTCGCGGAGTCGTAGCACCGTACCGCCGATGAGCAGCGCGCCTGCCGCCCACAGGGCGAGTACGCCGAGCCCCGCCCAGGGTCCGATGGGGAGATGGCGCAGGTCCGTTGTCGCTTGGACGGCCAGTCCCGCGGGCATCGGGCCGATCTGCGCGAGGTGCCGCCGCAGCTGCGGGTCGGTGACCAGGTGGCTGAGGAGAGGGAAGAGGTACAGCAATCCGAGCACGACGCCCATCGCCGCCGCCGCGTCCCGCACCGCCGCGGCGACGCCGAGGGCGAGCAGAGCGACCAGGACCAGGTAGATCGCCGAGCCCGCGACTGCCCGCAGGGTCGGGCCGTCTGCGAGGGAGAGGGCGGCGTAGCCATGGGCGGGCGTGAAGCCGTTGTCCGGCAGCAGGCGGCGACCGGCGAGGGCGGATGCCAGGACGGCGAGTGTCCCCGCGGTGCATACCGCCCCGCTCAGGACGGCGGCTTTGGCCGTAAGGACGGTGGTGCGTCGCGGTACCGCCGCGAGCGTGGTGTGGATCAGGCCGGTGCCGTACTCGTGTCCGATGACCTGCACGGCCAGGACCGCGGCGATCGCCTGCCCCAGCGTCACGCCCGTCAGGCTGAGCCTGACCGGGTCTGTGCCGCAGCCGCGCGCGGGGCATCGGGTGGTCGCCACCACTGCCGCGCTCACGGACGCCGTGACGGCGACGAGGCCCAGCAGCAGCCACGCGTGACCCGTCTCGGTGCGGAGTTTGGTCCACTCTGCGTGGACTGCTCGGCGCAGACCGTTGGCGCTCATACGTCCCTCCGGCGCAGCAGCAGGGTCGCGGCCGCCAGGGCGAGGGCGGTCCAGCCGGCGAGGACGGCGTAGCCGGCCCAGGGCGAGAGGGGGAAGTAGCCGGAGGAGGGCGTGTAGACACTCAGCACGTGGCTGTAGTGCGGCAGTGTCTGCTGGACGGCGAAGCCCGCCGCCGGGGTGAGGCGGAGCAGCCACTGTGCCGGAGCGGCCGGCAGCACTCCGCTGACCGCGAGCAGATAGGGAAGCACCGTCGTCACGATGACGGTGGTGATCGCTGTGGCACCGCGCCGCAGAAGGGTGCCGAGCGCCAGGGCGAGGGCGGCGCTGGTGGCCAGCAGGAGCCCGGTGCCGAGAACAGCGCGCAGTTCCACCGCGCGCGGCACGGTGAAGACCACGAAGTGGCTGGCGTGCGCGCGCTGCCGTCCGAGCGGGATGCTGACCGCGGCGACGGTCACGCCGACCGCGAAGGCGACGGCCATGACGACGGCGGCCTTGGCGGCCAGGACCCGTTCGCGTCCTGGTGTCGCGGCGAGAGTGGTGCCGATCAGTCCCCGTCGGTACTCGGCGGTGACGAACTGCACGGCCACGACTGTCAGGACGATCAGCCCGGCGAACGTACCGACGAGGAAGTTCTCGATGGTGTAAGCGGGGCCGAGCGAGGGGCCGCCGACCACCGGGGCGATGTCTCCGGCACCCGTGACGGAGAAGCCGCCGCCGATCGGTCTGTAGCCGCCCGAGGTGTGGTCCGCGTAGCTGCCGGAGGTGCCCGCGTCGCCGCCCACCTGCACGCCATGCCAGCCGTCCTGCCGGCCGTGTTGCCGGCCGCCGCGGGCCCAGGAACCGCCCACCGCCACACGGCCGAACCTCCCGCTGGCGACGGCCGGGCTGGTACCCCCTGGTGAGCCGCTCGTCTGCACGGCTGCCGGGCAGGCGGTGAAGAGGCCCACCTGCACAGTGGTGGCCAGGCCGGCCAGGCGCACGCTGCCGACCTCGCTCCAGTGCAGGCCGTCCGTCGAGTCGTAGCCGGTGACTCTCGTTCCGGCGCGGACCAGGCGCAGCCAGCGCGGCGAGGCGGCGGAGGGACGGCCCGGCAGACCAGCCCGGTCGTGGGTGAAGTCGTTCTGCATCCGTACGCCGTGGGCGCCGGTGACCATCATCGCGGCGTACTGCGAGCCTTGCCCGAGGCTCTGCTTGACGAGGATCCCGGTCTTGGCCCACGGGGTGAGTCCGGGCGT encodes:
- a CDS encoding HEAT repeat domain-containing protein gives rise to the protein MADDPDARVRIAAFHALACDRCKGDTCAPGPERLLEPALHHLVSDPDPHVRARAAALVGTFAPSDPRSSAALEAPRPTIQAPRCGRKRGGSRLA
- a CDS encoding ABC transporter permease subunit — encoded protein: MSANGLRRAVHAEWTKLRTETGHAWLLLGLVAVTASVSAAVVATTRCPARGCGTDPVRLSLTGVTLGQAIAAVLAVQVIGHEYGTGLIHTTLAAVPRRTTVLTAKAAVLSGAVCTAGTLAVLASALAGRRLLPDNGFTPAHGYAALSLADGPTLRAVAGSAIYLVLVALLALGVAAAVRDAAAAMGVVLGLLYLFPLLSHLVTDPQLRRHLAQIGPMPAGLAVQATTDLRHLPIGPWAGLGVLALWAAGALLIGGTVLRLRDA
- a CDS encoding ABC transporter permease subunit, translated to MRRLGALHAEWTKFRTVRGWVLGTVGAATAALLFLLAGTTSANQHAQDAAALPTGPSGEAVNDNFYFVHQALTGDGSITVSVTGLTGVLAREPGRTTPGLTPWAKTGILVKQSLGQGSQYAAMMVTGAHGVRMQNDFTHDRAGLPGRPSAASPRWLRLVRAGTRVTGYDSTDGLHWSEVGSVRLAGLATTVQVGLFTACPAAVQTSGSPGGTSPAVASGRFGRVAVGGSWARGGRQHGRQDGWHGVQVGGDAGTSGSYADHTSGGYRPIGGGFSVTGAGDIAPVVGGPSLGPAYTIENFLVGTFAGLIVLTVVAVQFVTAEYRRGLIGTTLAATPGRERVLAAKAAVVMAVAFAVGVTVAAVSIPLGRQRAHASHFVVFTVPRAVELRAVLGTGLLLATSAALALALGTLLRRGATAITTVIVTTVLPYLLAVSGVLPAAPAQWLLRLTPAAGFAVQQTLPHYSHVLSVYTPSSGYFPLSPWAGYAVLAGWTALALAAATLLLRRRDV